One Algibacter sp. L3A6 genomic region harbors:
- a CDS encoding LytR/AlgR family response regulator transcription factor produces the protein MSNIKITCVIVDDEPMALNLVESYVKKTPFLELKQKCSSAIEAMESIKEHPVDLLFLDIQMPDLTGIEFSKMLPKETRVIFTTAFDQYALEGFKVEALDYLLKPFDYAEFLAAANKASTWFKLLKGKPQNEVSEAKEFLFVKSEYKQLRIKLSDVLYFEGLKDYIKIWLKDNPKPILTLMSLKSLQEELPETQFLRVHRSFIVSLKNIEVIERSQIIINNQRITVSEQYKPAFLEFVNSNSL, from the coding sequence ATGAGCAATATAAAAATCACCTGTGTTATTGTAGACGATGAGCCTATGGCGCTTAATTTAGTGGAAAGCTATGTTAAAAAAACACCTTTTTTAGAACTAAAACAAAAATGTAGTAGTGCTATCGAAGCTATGGAGTCTATAAAAGAACACCCTGTAGATTTATTATTTTTAGACATACAAATGCCAGATTTAACAGGCATTGAATTTTCCAAAATGTTACCAAAAGAAACCAGGGTTATTTTTACTACTGCTTTTGATCAATATGCACTAGAAGGATTTAAAGTCGAAGCTTTAGATTATTTATTAAAACCGTTTGATTATGCCGAGTTTTTAGCAGCAGCCAATAAAGCGAGTACATGGTTTAAGTTATTAAAGGGGAAACCGCAAAACGAAGTTTCTGAAGCAAAAGAGTTTCTATTTGTTAAATCGGAATACAAGCAGTTGCGAATAAAGCTGTCTGATGTATTATATTTTGAAGGTTTAAAGGATTACATCAAAATTTGGTTAAAAGATAATCCAAAGCCTATTTTAACTTTAATGAGCCTAAAATCTTTACAAGAGGAATTACCGGAAACTCAGTTTTTACGTGTGCATCGCTCTTTTATTGTGTCTTTAAAAAACATTGAGGTTATAGAACGTAGTCAAATTATTATCAATAACCAACGTATTACTGTTTCTGAGCAGTATAAACCGGCTTTTCTAGAATTTGTAAATAGTAATTCACTATAA